The following DNA comes from Alienimonas californiensis.
ACGACCTTCACCGACCGGAGCCCCGGCCCGTCCTCCGTCGCCGATTTCGTCGCGGCGTCCGTCGCGTCGACGACGCCCGCTTGCTCAACGCCGGCCGAGGCCTGCTGCGAGTCGGGGTTCGCGTCCCGCCCCGCGTTGGCCCAGACCAGCCAGAGCAGCGCCGTCGCCGCGGCGACCGCCAGCAACGCGACGTTCGCCCGCCGGCCGATGACGCTCGCGACGCCGGCCGGGCGGCGGTCCAACTCCTTCAGCGCCTCGCGCACCTGATCCGCGAAAACGGCGCCGTTTCTGGGCCGGTCGGCCGGATCCGCCTGCAGAGCCGCCGCCACCACCCGACGGGCCGCCGGGGGGACGGTCCGCGGCAGTTCCGGGGGCGGCTCCCGGAGGATCCGGTCGATGATCTCCAGCCCGGAGCCGTGGTACATCCGGCGGCCGGCGAGCAGTTCCCACAGGATCACACCCAGAGCCCACACGTCGGTGGCGGCGCAGACGTCCGCGGATCGCTGCGCGGCCTGTTCCGGCGCCATGTAGGCCGGCGTGCCGAGCCATCGGCCCTCCCCGCTGAGCGTGGTCGACCCGCCGCCGCCCGCGGCCGCGGTGGTCACCCCGGTTTGACCGCCGACCGTGTCGTCTCCGCTCGGCCGGTGCGAGGCCCGTGCGATGCCGAAGTCCGTCAGCATCGGCCGACCGTCCGGCGTCAGCAGCACGTTCGCCGGTTTGAGGTCCCGGTGGACCACGCCGAGCCGGTGCGCGTGGCCCGTCGCCTCCGCGATCGGGAGCACGAACCGCAGAGCCCCCGCGGGCGTCGCCCAGTCCGGCGGCGGGTCGCCTGCGGAGGGGGCGCCGGCGGACGAGTCGCCCTCGACCGCCTCGTTGAACTGGGCCTGCAACGTTCCGCCGGTGATCAACTCCGACACGATATACCCGATCTCCGGGCCGCTCCCCGGGGGGCCGGCCGGCTTCGCCTCTCGGCGGGCGGGATCGTGCGGGAAGGTCGTGCCGACGTCGGGCCGCGTCAACGCCCCGACGGGCTCCGGGAGGGTCGGCGCCCCGTCCCGCCGCTCCCACTCCAGCAAGGCCCGCAGCGGGGCGGTCAGCGGGACCGTCTCCGCCCGCAACACGCGGACGATATTCGGGTGGTCCAGACGGGAGGCGGCCCGCGCCTCGTGCAGGAGGCGGTCCACCAGCGGCGCCCGCTCGCCGCCGTCAGGAGCGAACAGTTTGACCGCGACCGGTTTGTGGAGCTGTCGGTCCCACGCCCGATACACCACGCCGAACGCCCCGCCGCCCAGCCGTTCCCTCAGGCGGAACTCACGGACGGACGCCTTCAGCGCACGGGGGTCCGGCGGCTCCCCGCGGCCCGCATCCTCTCCGCCCGAACCCCGACCTCCGGGATCCCCTCCGCCCGGCTCCCCGGCCCGCCGCGTGGGGGCGGCGGGCCGTCCCGACGCGCGGTCCGCCGCGGGCCGGTCGACGGCATCCGTGGGGGCGGCGTCCGTGGGGACGGTGTCCGCCGGGACGGGGGAACCGAGCGACGTCGGCCGCTCGGCGTGGTCCGCGGTGGCGCCGCCGCCGACCGTCTCCTCACCCAGTGCGGGGGGGCGGTCCGCCTGCGTGCCCACGGTCGCCCCGTCAGATCGCGTCGGGCACGGCGGCCCTCCGCGGTCCGATTCGTCAGCGGTAGCCGCGGGATGACTCATTCGCCCCACCTTATCGAAAAGTCCCCGCCCGAAGACTACCGGAACCGGGGCGAACCGCCGGTCGCTCCGCTGCCCCCGCAACAGACGCCCGCGCAATACGCGCACGCGTCAGCGGATCGGAACGGGCGCCGCGGGTCGGGGCGGGCGTTTTCCCGGCCGGCGGGACCGGGGGCGGAACTTCGGGGGCGTCTGGGGGTTTGACGGTGGGGGACCGCTCCGTTCGCACGCCGCCTCCCAGGCCCCTCCCGTCTCCCCCCCAGACCGCTCCCGCATGCTCGTCGCCTCGCCCCTCGTCGCCCTGTTGCTGCTTGCTCCCGGGGCGGACCCGGAGGCCGCGTGGCCCCGCTTTCGCGGCCCCGACGGGCGGGCCGTCGCCCCCGCCGCCGCCCCGCCGCTGAGTTGGAACGGCGAGACCGGGGAGAACGTGCGGTGGAACGTCGAACTGCCTGGCCCCGGCGCCAGCAGCCCGATCGTCGTCGGCGACGCCGTCTTCGTCACCTGCTACACCGGCTACGGCACGGACGGACGGGAACCGGGCGACGTGAACGATCTCGTCCGTCACCTGATCCGCCTGAACCTGGCCGACGGCAAGATCGTCTGGCAGGCGGACGTGCCCAGCACGGCGACGGAGGATCCCTACCGCGGCTTCATCTCCGAGCACGGCTACGCCACGAGCACCCCCTGCACCAACGGCGAACGGGTCTTCGTCCACTTCGGCAAGACCGGCGTGCTGGCCTTCGATCTGGACGGCAAGGAGCTGTGGCGGAAGAACGTCGGCACCGACAGCGGCCCCCGCGGCTGGGGCTCCGGCGCCAGCCCGATGCTGGTGGACGTCACGGGCGAAGACGGCGAGCCCCGCACGCTCCTGATCGTCAACGCCTGCGAGGAGGCTCAGGCCCTCATCGCCCTCGACCCCGCCGACGGCGGCGAAGTCTGGCGGGCGAGCGCCGGGAGCCTGACCCAGAGCTGGGCCACGCCGATCGTCCGCACCTCGCCCTCCAACGCGGCCTTCCCGAACCGGCAGGAACTGCTGTTCCCGATCCCCGACGAACTGTGGGCCCTCAACCCGGCCACCGGCGGCCTGCTGTGGTACGCGGAGATCCCCGTGGACGGCTCCGCCTGCACCAGCCCCGTCGCCGCGGAGGACGGCGACCGGGTCTACGTCGTCGGCGGCCGGCAGGGCGGCGGGGCCGCGGTGACGCTCGGCACGGCGACCGGCGGCGACGCCGCCGCGGACGACGCCGTCGCCTGGACCACCCGCGAAGGCTCCTATGTCCCCAGCCCCATCCTGATCGACGTGAACGGCGAGGACGACGGCGGCGAGCGGTTGTTCTGGCTCAGCGATAAGGGCCTCGCCATCAACCTGAACGCCGAAACCGGCGAGTCGATCTTCAAGGAACGCCTGCCGGAAGAGGGCCTGACCCCCGTCGAGGGCCGTCGCGGCCGCGGCGGCGTCAGCCTGTACGCCAGCCCGGCGCTGATCGGCTCCGGCGCCGAGGCCCGCATCGTGGCGACCACCCGGGCCGGCGACACCTTCGTCATCACGCCGGCGGACACGTTGCAAATCGAGCGGGTGAACCCCCTCGGCCCGGCCGCCGGCCGCTGCAACGCCAGCCCCGCCGTGACCGACGACTCCCTCATCCTCCGCACCGACCGCGGCGTCTGGCGCCTCGCCGAGGCGGCGAAGTAGCACGACCGGGAGACGCTCGGGAGTCATTCGGCGTTGCGAAAGAGTCCGCAACGCCCGATTGACTCCCGAACCCGTTGGGCTTCGGCCGGGAGGGCGGTACGATGTTCGTCCGTCCATCCCCGCCGTTCGTTCTGCGCTCCGTCCCGTGGCGAAAAGCTCCCCCAAAAGCTCCCCCTCCGACTCGACCCGGCAGCGGAGCCCCAACTACCCCTCCGTCGGCCTGCCGGACGCCGTGACCCGGGCGACGCGCTTGTACGAGGGCGTCGGCACCGCGGGGGCCTCGCCGGACAGCGCCGCCAAGCTGATCGGTTACAGCAAGAACCACGGCACGGCCCGGATGACGATGTCCGCCCTGAAGAAATTCGGGCTGGTCGAGGAACGCAGCGGCCGCGTCGTGCCGGCGAAGCTGACGGTCGATCTGGCCAACTTCCCGCCCACGCACCCCCGCCACGGGGCCGCCCTGCGGACGGCGGCGCTGTCGCCGACGATCTACCGGGACGTCTACACCCGCTACCGTCCGCACGGCGTGTTGCCGCCGGACGACGTGCTGGGGCCGGAGCTGGTCGCCGACAGCGGTTTCCTGCCGGACAAGGTGGAAGGGTTCCTGGCCGACCTCCGCGGCTCGCTGGTGCACGCCGGGCTGCTCCGCGGCAACGCCCTAGCGGAGGCGGGGGAGGTGGCCCACGGCAACGCCCCCGAACTGGCCGCCTTCGACCCCTCCGCCCCGCCGGTGCCGAGGAAAGGGGACGTGGTCCGCTGGACCGAAGCCTCCGACGAGGGGGAGGACGACGACGAGGCCGAGGAGCAGGAGGGCGTCGTGCAGGGGCT
Coding sequences within:
- a CDS encoding outer membrane protein assembly factor BamB family protein, with translation MLVASPLVALLLLAPGADPEAAWPRFRGPDGRAVAPAAAPPLSWNGETGENVRWNVELPGPGASSPIVVGDAVFVTCYTGYGTDGREPGDVNDLVRHLIRLNLADGKIVWQADVPSTATEDPYRGFISEHGYATSTPCTNGERVFVHFGKTGVLAFDLDGKELWRKNVGTDSGPRGWGSGASPMLVDVTGEDGEPRTLLIVNACEEAQALIALDPADGGEVWRASAGSLTQSWATPIVRTSPSNAAFPNRQELLFPIPDELWALNPATGGLLWYAEIPVDGSACTSPVAAEDGDRVYVVGGRQGGGAAVTLGTATGGDAAADDAVAWTTREGSYVPSPILIDVNGEDDGGERLFWLSDKGLAINLNAETGESIFKERLPEEGLTPVEGRRGRGGVSLYASPALIGSGAEARIVATTRAGDTFVITPADTLQIERVNPLGPAAGRCNASPAVTDDSLILRTDRGVWRLAEAAK
- a CDS encoding serine/threonine-protein kinase; amino-acid sequence: MGTQADRPPALGEETVGGGATADHAERPTSLGSPVPADTVPTDAAPTDAVDRPAADRASGRPAAPTRRAGEPGGGDPGGRGSGGEDAGRGEPPDPRALKASVREFRLRERLGGGAFGVVYRAWDRQLHKPVAVKLFAPDGGERAPLVDRLLHEARAASRLDHPNIVRVLRAETVPLTAPLRALLEWERRDGAPTLPEPVGALTRPDVGTTFPHDPARREAKPAGPPGSGPEIGYIVSELITGGTLQAQFNEAVEGDSSAGAPSAGDPPPDWATPAGALRFVLPIAEATGHAHRLGVVHRDLKPANVLLTPDGRPMLTDFGIARASHRPSGDDTVGGQTGVTTAAAGGGGSTTLSGEGRWLGTPAYMAPEQAAQRSADVCAATDVWALGVILWELLAGRRMYHGSGLEIIDRILREPPPELPRTVPPAARRVVAAALQADPADRPRNGAVFADQVREALKELDRRPAGVASVIGRRANVALLAVAAATALLWLVWANAGRDANPDSQQASAGVEQAGVVDATDAATKSATEDGPGLRSVKVVTEPPGATVWLFPIDAAGAPQLARMVDFPGKSPSVHPEVPQGWCLVVAEAWVRPDGRPDAPPVRKWAEVERYIFEPEYEGRGFTDSTRTTLEGETSVLAPIVLHTTDELPLPAGRSLTEVRDGLVFESPVEEQITAPDGSVVADPRQTPTFVPAFYVSLQEQDSSEPGGRGDVAVAVTDERITYDRAVTRLEGQGLRMPSLTEWERIRQHPELIPEGSSEALFWTATMVPLRDGLRPTDVRPQGWFFRQVWAGSAGEGTPPQIVPTGAALPATAIVGVRSRAPRRTLDQFAHPLDERQVR